A genomic region of Papaver somniferum cultivar HN1 chromosome 7, ASM357369v1, whole genome shotgun sequence contains the following coding sequences:
- the LOC113298238 gene encoding beta-1,4-mannosyl-glycoprotein 4-beta-N-acetylglucosaminyltransferase-like, producing MMPEGGGYYCSKKTDDICEDVCGQESTQAALSMSRLRCIMRGFDMKAYILLFIIVPTCILGMYLHGQKISYFLRPIWESPPKPFHDLPHYYHENVSMENLCKLHGWGIRESPRRVFDAVLFSNEVDLLQVRWNELYPYITQFVLLESNSTFTGLPKPFVFASHRDEFKFIEDRLTYGTVGGRFRKGENPFVEEAYQRVALDQLLRVAGIMDDDLLIMSDVDEIPSRHTINLLRWCDDIPPILHLRLNNYLYSFEFLVDNKSWRASVHVYQTGKTRYAHYRQTDTILSDAGWHCSFCFRRISEFIFKMKAYSHYDRVRFSGYLNPKRVQDVICKGADLFDMLPEEYTFKDIIGKLGPIPHSYSAVHLPAYVLNNFDKYKFLLPGNCKRESV from the exons ATGATGCCGGAAGGAGGAGGATATTATTGTTCTAAAAAGACTGATGATATATGTGAAGATGTTTGTGGCCAG GAGTCTACTCAAGCAGCTTTAAGCATGTCTAGACTACGGTGTATTATGCGGGGATTTGATATGAAGGCGTATATACTTCTATTCATTATTGTTCCTACTTGCATCCTTGGTATGTATTTGCATGGacagaagatttcttatttcttaCGACCTATATGGGAATCACCTCCTAAGCCTTTCCATGACTTGCCGCACTATTATCATGAAAATGTGTCGATGGAGAACCTCTGCAAGCTTCATGGGTGGGGAATTCGCGAGTCTCCAAGGCGGGTTTTTGATGCAGTGTTGTTCAGTAATGAGGTTGACCTACTGCAAGTTCGGTGGAATGAGTTGTACCCTTACATTACACAGTTTGTTCTTTTGGAATCAAATTCAACGTTTACTGGTTTGCCAAAGCCGTTTGTGTTTGCTAGTCACAGAGATGAGTTCAAATTTATTGAGGATCGGCTCACTTATGGGACTGTTGGAGGAAGGTTTAGAAAAGGGGAAAACCCATTTGTTGAGGAGGCATATCAAAGAGTAGCACTTGACCAGCTTCTTAGAGTAGCAGGTATAATGGATGATGACTTGTTAATAATGTCAGATGTCGATGAGATCCCGAGCAGACACACAATCAATCTCCTCAGATGGTGCGATGATATTCCTCCTATACTTCATCTCCGTCTCAATAACTATTTGTATTCTTTTGAGTTTCTCGTGGATAATAAAAGTTGGAGAGCCTCAGTTCATGTATATCAGACAGGTAAAACAAGGTATGCACATTATCGACAGACGGACACTATCTTGTCAGATGCTGGATGGCATTGCAGCTTTTGCTTCCGCCGTATCAGTGAGTTCATCTTTAAGATGAAAGCTTATAGTCATTATGATAGAGTCAGATTCTCCGGTTACTTGAATCCCAAAAGGGTTCAAGACGTGATCTGCAAAGGGGCTGACCTATTTGACATGCTTCCAGAGGAGTACACATTCAAGGATATAATTGGGAAATTGGGACCAATCCCGCATTCGTATTCAGCAGTTCATCTTCCAGCATATGTTTTGAATAACTTCGATAAGTATAAATTTCTATTACCGGGAAATTGCAAAAGAGAAAGTGTCTAA